A part of Gadus morhua chromosome 17, gadMor3.0, whole genome shotgun sequence genomic DNA contains:
- the mta2 gene encoding metastasis-associated protein MTA2 isoform X1 yields MAANMYRVGDYVYFENSSSNPYLIRRIEELNKTANGNVEAKVVCLFRRRDISGNLNTLADSNARDFEEESKQPSVSEQQKHQLKHRELFLSRQFESLPATHIRGKCNVTLLNETDVLAGYLEKEDCFFYSLVFDPVQKTLLADQGEIRVGSKFQAEIPDKLAEIELDTRIQDKLETKVWDPDNQLKDPQIDQFLVVARAVGTFARALDCSSSIRQPSLHMSAAAASRDITLFHAMDTLQKNEYDLARSMSTLVPQGGPVLCRDEMEEWSASEAMLFEEALEKYGKDFNDIRQDFLPWKSLASVVQFYYMWKTTDRYIQQKRLKAAEADSKLKQVYIPTYTKPNPNQIMAPGSKPGMNGAPAGFQKGLSCESCHTAQSPQWYAWGPPNMQCRLCASCWIYWKKYGGLKTPTQLEGAARAGSESGGPRGHMTRQEAQGLSPFTRNEGRAKLLAKNRQTFILQTTKLTRIARRVCMDILQPRRAARRPYASINANAVKAECIIRLPKATKNPQKNRVIPRQSLATIVKDLAITAPLKLKAPRGLPPPINRNQTSQPRGGPGLLGKRPFDNVSISQITQAGGGGGGGGGGVPFPTNGRPFTSGLRTTSQSVIKRQKVNQGDAPNPVVFVATKDTRALRKHLTQSEMRRAARKPHLPVRIKLPPPPPPPRAPPMPLLPSSTSEPIILED; encoded by the exons ATGGCGGCCAACATGTACCGAGTGGGAG atTACGTGTACTTCGAGAATTCGTCCAGCAACCCCTACCTGATTCGCAGAATAGAAGAGCTCAACAag ACGGCCAATGGAAATGTGGAGGCCAAGGTGGTGTGTCTCTTCAGGCGGAGAGACATCTCGGGGAACCTCAACACACTGGCCGACAGCAACGCAA GAGACTTTGAGGAGGAGTCCAAACAGCCCTCCGTCTCGGAACAACAGAAGCACCAGCTCAAGCACAGGGAACTCTTCCTCTCCCGACAGTTTGAATCCCTGCCTGCCACCCACATACG GGGCAAATGTAACGTCACCCTCCTGAATGAAACAGACGTCCTGGCCGGCTACCTGGAGAAAGAG gACTGTTTCTTCTACTCCTTGGTGTTCGACCCGGTCCAGAAGACCCTCCTCGCGGACCAGGGGGAGATCCGGGTGGGCTCCAAGTTCCAGGCCGAGATCCCCGACAAGCTAGCAGAaa ttgaactGGACACTCGTATCCAGGACAAGCTCGAGACCAAGGTGTGGGACCCGGACAACCAGCTGAAGGACCCCCAGATCGACCAGTTCCTGGTGGTGGCGAG agccGTGGGGACGTTTGCACGCGCCCTGGACTGCAGCAGCTCCATCCGCCAGCCCAGCCTCCATATGAGCGCTGCCGCAGCCTCCAGAGACATCACCTTG TTCCACGCCATGGACACGCTGCAGAAGAACGAGTACGACCTGGCCAGGTCCATGTCCACCCTGGTGCCCCAGGGGGGGCCCGTGCTCTGCCGGGACGAGATGGAGGAGTGGAGTGCCTCGGAGGCCATGCTGTTCGAGGAGGCGCTGGAGAAGTACGGCAAGGACTTCAACGACATCCGCCAGGACTTT CTGCCCTGGAAGTCTCTGGCCAGCGTGGTCCAGTTCTACTACATGTGGAAGACCACCGACCGCTACATCCAACAG aaACGGCTCAAGGCAGCGGAGGCAGACAGCAAGTTAAAGCAGGTGTACATCCCCACCTA CACGAAACCAAACCCCAACCAGATCATGGCCCCTGGTAGCAAGCCCGGCATGAACGGAGCTCCAGCCGGCTTCCAGAAAGGCCTGAGCTGCGAGAGCTGCCACA cggcccAGTCCCCTCAGTGGTACGCCTGGGGACCCCCCAACATGCAGTGCAGGCTGTGCGCCTCCTGCTGGATCTACTGGAAGAAATACGGAGGCCTGAAGACCCCCACACAGCTAGAGGGCGCCGCTAGAGCTGGCTCT GAGTCGGGAGGCCCGCGCGGTCACATGACTCGCCAGGAGGCCCAGGGCCTGTCGCCGTTCACGCGCAACGAGGGGCGCGCCAAGCTGCTGGCCAAGAACCGCCAGACCTTCATCCTGCAGACCACCAAGCTGACGCGCATAGCCCGCCGGGTCTGCATGGACATCCTGCAGCCGCGCAGGGCCGCCCGCCGCCCCTACGCCTCCATCAACGCCAACGCCGTCAAGGCCgagt GTATAATCCGGCTGCCTAAAGCCACCAAGAACCCCCAGAAGAACAGGGTGATCCCCCGGCAGTCCCTGGCCACCATAGTGAAGGATCTAG CCATCACGGCCCCCCTGAAGCTGAAGGCCCCCCGCGGCCTCCCGCCGCCCATCAACCGCAACCAGACCAGCCAGCCCCGTGGGGGCCCCGGCCTGCTGGGCAAGAGGCCCTTCGACAACGTCAGTATCTCGCAGATAACG CAGGCcggaggtggtggcggcggcggcggtggcggcgtgcCGTTCCCCACCAACGGGAGGCCCTTCACGTCCGGCCTGAGGACCACCTCCCAGTCGGTCATCAAGCGGCAGAAGGTGAACCAGGGCGACGCGCCCAACCCCGTGGTGTTCGTGGCCACCAAGGACACCAG GGCCCTGAGGAAACACCTGACCCAGTCGGAGATGCGGCGGGCGGCCCGGAAGCCCCACCTGCCGGTCCGCATCAAgctgcccccccctccgccgccgccccgcGCCCCGCCcatgcccctcctcccctccagcaCCAGCGAGCCCATCATCCTGGAGGACTGA
- the mta2 gene encoding metastasis-associated protein MTA2 isoform X3, with protein sequence MAANMYRVGDYVYFENSSSNPYLIRRIEELNKTANGNVEAKVVCLFRRRDISGNLNTLADSNARDFEEESKQPSVSEQQKHQLKHRELFLSRQFESLPATHIRGKCNVTLLNETDVLAGYLEKEDCFFYSLVFDPVQKTLLADQGEIRVGSKFQAEIPDKLAEIELDTRIQDKLETKVWDPDNQLKDPQIDQFLVVARAVGTFARALDCSSSIRQPSLHMSAAAASRDITLFHAMDTLQKNEYDLARSMSTLVPQGGPVLCRDEMEEWSASEAMLFEEALEKYGKDFNDIRQDFLPWKSLASVVQFYYMWKTTDRYIQQKRLKAAEADSKLKQVYIPTYTKPNPNQIMAPGSKPGMNGAPAGFQKGLSCESCHTAQSPQWYAWGPPNMQCRLCASCWIYWKKYGGLKTPTQLEGAARAGSESGGPRGHMTRQEAQGLSPFTRNEGRAKLLAKNRQTFILQTTKLTRIARRVCMDILQPRRAARRPYASINANAVKAECIIRLPKATKNPQKNRVIPRQSLATIVKDLAITAPLKLKAPRGLPPPINRNQTSQPRGGPGLLGKRPFDNQAGGGGGGGGGGVPFPTNGRPFTSGLRTTSQSVIKRQKVNQGDAPNPVVFVATKDTRALRKHLTQSEMRRAARKPHLPVRIKLPPPPPPPRAPPMPLLPSSTSEPIILED encoded by the exons ATGGCGGCCAACATGTACCGAGTGGGAG atTACGTGTACTTCGAGAATTCGTCCAGCAACCCCTACCTGATTCGCAGAATAGAAGAGCTCAACAag ACGGCCAATGGAAATGTGGAGGCCAAGGTGGTGTGTCTCTTCAGGCGGAGAGACATCTCGGGGAACCTCAACACACTGGCCGACAGCAACGCAA GAGACTTTGAGGAGGAGTCCAAACAGCCCTCCGTCTCGGAACAACAGAAGCACCAGCTCAAGCACAGGGAACTCTTCCTCTCCCGACAGTTTGAATCCCTGCCTGCCACCCACATACG GGGCAAATGTAACGTCACCCTCCTGAATGAAACAGACGTCCTGGCCGGCTACCTGGAGAAAGAG gACTGTTTCTTCTACTCCTTGGTGTTCGACCCGGTCCAGAAGACCCTCCTCGCGGACCAGGGGGAGATCCGGGTGGGCTCCAAGTTCCAGGCCGAGATCCCCGACAAGCTAGCAGAaa ttgaactGGACACTCGTATCCAGGACAAGCTCGAGACCAAGGTGTGGGACCCGGACAACCAGCTGAAGGACCCCCAGATCGACCAGTTCCTGGTGGTGGCGAG agccGTGGGGACGTTTGCACGCGCCCTGGACTGCAGCAGCTCCATCCGCCAGCCCAGCCTCCATATGAGCGCTGCCGCAGCCTCCAGAGACATCACCTTG TTCCACGCCATGGACACGCTGCAGAAGAACGAGTACGACCTGGCCAGGTCCATGTCCACCCTGGTGCCCCAGGGGGGGCCCGTGCTCTGCCGGGACGAGATGGAGGAGTGGAGTGCCTCGGAGGCCATGCTGTTCGAGGAGGCGCTGGAGAAGTACGGCAAGGACTTCAACGACATCCGCCAGGACTTT CTGCCCTGGAAGTCTCTGGCCAGCGTGGTCCAGTTCTACTACATGTGGAAGACCACCGACCGCTACATCCAACAG aaACGGCTCAAGGCAGCGGAGGCAGACAGCAAGTTAAAGCAGGTGTACATCCCCACCTA CACGAAACCAAACCCCAACCAGATCATGGCCCCTGGTAGCAAGCCCGGCATGAACGGAGCTCCAGCCGGCTTCCAGAAAGGCCTGAGCTGCGAGAGCTGCCACA cggcccAGTCCCCTCAGTGGTACGCCTGGGGACCCCCCAACATGCAGTGCAGGCTGTGCGCCTCCTGCTGGATCTACTGGAAGAAATACGGAGGCCTGAAGACCCCCACACAGCTAGAGGGCGCCGCTAGAGCTGGCTCT GAGTCGGGAGGCCCGCGCGGTCACATGACTCGCCAGGAGGCCCAGGGCCTGTCGCCGTTCACGCGCAACGAGGGGCGCGCCAAGCTGCTGGCCAAGAACCGCCAGACCTTCATCCTGCAGACCACCAAGCTGACGCGCATAGCCCGCCGGGTCTGCATGGACATCCTGCAGCCGCGCAGGGCCGCCCGCCGCCCCTACGCCTCCATCAACGCCAACGCCGTCAAGGCCgagt GTATAATCCGGCTGCCTAAAGCCACCAAGAACCCCCAGAAGAACAGGGTGATCCCCCGGCAGTCCCTGGCCACCATAGTGAAGGATCTAG CCATCACGGCCCCCCTGAAGCTGAAGGCCCCCCGCGGCCTCCCGCCGCCCATCAACCGCAACCAGACCAGCCAGCCCCGTGGGGGCCCCGGCCTGCTGGGCAAGAGGCCCTTCGACAAC CAGGCcggaggtggtggcggcggcggcggtggcggcgtgcCGTTCCCCACCAACGGGAGGCCCTTCACGTCCGGCCTGAGGACCACCTCCCAGTCGGTCATCAAGCGGCAGAAGGTGAACCAGGGCGACGCGCCCAACCCCGTGGTGTTCGTGGCCACCAAGGACACCAG GGCCCTGAGGAAACACCTGACCCAGTCGGAGATGCGGCGGGCGGCCCGGAAGCCCCACCTGCCGGTCCGCATCAAgctgcccccccctccgccgccgccccgcGCCCCGCCcatgcccctcctcccctccagcaCCAGCGAGCCCATCATCCTGGAGGACTGA
- the mta2 gene encoding metastasis-associated protein MTA2 isoform X4 encodes MAANMYRVGDYVYFENSSSNPYLIRRIEELNKTANGNVEAKVVCLFRRRDISGNLNTLADSNARDFEEESKQPSVSEQQKHQLKHRELFLSRQFESLPATHIRGKCNVTLLNETDVLAGYLEKEDCFFYSLVFDPVQKTLLADQGEIRVGSKFQAEIPDKLAEIELDTRIQDKLETKVWDPDNQLKDPQIDQFLVVARAVGTFARALDCSSSIRQPSLHMSAAAASRDITLFHAMDTLQKNEYDLARSMSTLVPQGGPVLCRDEMEEWSASEAMLFEEALEKYGKDFNDIRQDFLPWKSLASVVQFYYMWKTTDRYIQQKRLKAAEADSKLKQVYIPTYTKPNPNQIMAPGSKPGMNGAPAGFQKGLSCESCHTAQSPQWYAWGPPNMQCRLCASCWIYWKKYGGLKTPTQLEGAARAGSESGGPRGHMTRQEAQGLSPFTRNEGRAKLLAKNRQTFILQTTKLTRIARRVCMDILQPRRAARRPYASINANAVKAECIIRLPKATKNPQKNRVIPRQSLATIVKDLAITAPLKLKAPRGLPPPINRNQTSQPRGGPGLLGKRPFDNAGGGGGGGGGGVPFPTNGRPFTSGLRTTSQSVIKRQKVNQGDAPNPVVFVATKDTRALRKHLTQSEMRRAARKPHLPVRIKLPPPPPPPRAPPMPLLPSSTSEPIILED; translated from the exons ATGGCGGCCAACATGTACCGAGTGGGAG atTACGTGTACTTCGAGAATTCGTCCAGCAACCCCTACCTGATTCGCAGAATAGAAGAGCTCAACAag ACGGCCAATGGAAATGTGGAGGCCAAGGTGGTGTGTCTCTTCAGGCGGAGAGACATCTCGGGGAACCTCAACACACTGGCCGACAGCAACGCAA GAGACTTTGAGGAGGAGTCCAAACAGCCCTCCGTCTCGGAACAACAGAAGCACCAGCTCAAGCACAGGGAACTCTTCCTCTCCCGACAGTTTGAATCCCTGCCTGCCACCCACATACG GGGCAAATGTAACGTCACCCTCCTGAATGAAACAGACGTCCTGGCCGGCTACCTGGAGAAAGAG gACTGTTTCTTCTACTCCTTGGTGTTCGACCCGGTCCAGAAGACCCTCCTCGCGGACCAGGGGGAGATCCGGGTGGGCTCCAAGTTCCAGGCCGAGATCCCCGACAAGCTAGCAGAaa ttgaactGGACACTCGTATCCAGGACAAGCTCGAGACCAAGGTGTGGGACCCGGACAACCAGCTGAAGGACCCCCAGATCGACCAGTTCCTGGTGGTGGCGAG agccGTGGGGACGTTTGCACGCGCCCTGGACTGCAGCAGCTCCATCCGCCAGCCCAGCCTCCATATGAGCGCTGCCGCAGCCTCCAGAGACATCACCTTG TTCCACGCCATGGACACGCTGCAGAAGAACGAGTACGACCTGGCCAGGTCCATGTCCACCCTGGTGCCCCAGGGGGGGCCCGTGCTCTGCCGGGACGAGATGGAGGAGTGGAGTGCCTCGGAGGCCATGCTGTTCGAGGAGGCGCTGGAGAAGTACGGCAAGGACTTCAACGACATCCGCCAGGACTTT CTGCCCTGGAAGTCTCTGGCCAGCGTGGTCCAGTTCTACTACATGTGGAAGACCACCGACCGCTACATCCAACAG aaACGGCTCAAGGCAGCGGAGGCAGACAGCAAGTTAAAGCAGGTGTACATCCCCACCTA CACGAAACCAAACCCCAACCAGATCATGGCCCCTGGTAGCAAGCCCGGCATGAACGGAGCTCCAGCCGGCTTCCAGAAAGGCCTGAGCTGCGAGAGCTGCCACA cggcccAGTCCCCTCAGTGGTACGCCTGGGGACCCCCCAACATGCAGTGCAGGCTGTGCGCCTCCTGCTGGATCTACTGGAAGAAATACGGAGGCCTGAAGACCCCCACACAGCTAGAGGGCGCCGCTAGAGCTGGCTCT GAGTCGGGAGGCCCGCGCGGTCACATGACTCGCCAGGAGGCCCAGGGCCTGTCGCCGTTCACGCGCAACGAGGGGCGCGCCAAGCTGCTGGCCAAGAACCGCCAGACCTTCATCCTGCAGACCACCAAGCTGACGCGCATAGCCCGCCGGGTCTGCATGGACATCCTGCAGCCGCGCAGGGCCGCCCGCCGCCCCTACGCCTCCATCAACGCCAACGCCGTCAAGGCCgagt GTATAATCCGGCTGCCTAAAGCCACCAAGAACCCCCAGAAGAACAGGGTGATCCCCCGGCAGTCCCTGGCCACCATAGTGAAGGATCTAG CCATCACGGCCCCCCTGAAGCTGAAGGCCCCCCGCGGCCTCCCGCCGCCCATCAACCGCAACCAGACCAGCCAGCCCCGTGGGGGCCCCGGCCTGCTGGGCAAGAGGCCCTTCGACAAC GCcggaggtggtggcggcggcggcggtggcggcgtgcCGTTCCCCACCAACGGGAGGCCCTTCACGTCCGGCCTGAGGACCACCTCCCAGTCGGTCATCAAGCGGCAGAAGGTGAACCAGGGCGACGCGCCCAACCCCGTGGTGTTCGTGGCCACCAAGGACACCAG GGCCCTGAGGAAACACCTGACCCAGTCGGAGATGCGGCGGGCGGCCCGGAAGCCCCACCTGCCGGTCCGCATCAAgctgcccccccctccgccgccgccccgcGCCCCGCCcatgcccctcctcccctccagcaCCAGCGAGCCCATCATCCTGGAGGACTGA
- the mta2 gene encoding metastasis-associated protein MTA2 isoform X2 → MAANMYRVGDYVYFENSSSNPYLIRRIEELNKTANGNVEAKVVCLFRRRDISGNLNTLADSNARDFEEESKQPSVSEQQKHQLKHRELFLSRQFESLPATHIRGKCNVTLLNETDVLAGYLEKEDCFFYSLVFDPVQKTLLADQGEIRVGSKFQAEIPDKLAEIELDTRIQDKLETKVWDPDNQLKDPQIDQFLVVARAVGTFARALDCSSSIRQPSLHMSAAAASRDITLFHAMDTLQKNEYDLARSMSTLVPQGGPVLCRDEMEEWSASEAMLFEEALEKYGKDFNDIRQDFLPWKSLASVVQFYYMWKTTDRYIQQKRLKAAEADSKLKQVYIPTYTKPNPNQIMAPGSKPGMNGAPAGFQKGLSCESCHTAQSPQWYAWGPPNMQCRLCASCWIYWKKYGGLKTPTQLEGAARAGSESGGPRGHMTRQEAQGLSPFTRNEGRAKLLAKNRQTFILQTTKLTRIARRVCMDILQPRRAARRPYASINANAVKAECIIRLPKATKNPQKNRVIPRQSLATIVKDLAITAPLKLKAPRGLPPPINRNQTSQPRGGPGLLGKRPFDNVSISQITAGGGGGGGGGGVPFPTNGRPFTSGLRTTSQSVIKRQKVNQGDAPNPVVFVATKDTRALRKHLTQSEMRRAARKPHLPVRIKLPPPPPPPRAPPMPLLPSSTSEPIILED, encoded by the exons ATGGCGGCCAACATGTACCGAGTGGGAG atTACGTGTACTTCGAGAATTCGTCCAGCAACCCCTACCTGATTCGCAGAATAGAAGAGCTCAACAag ACGGCCAATGGAAATGTGGAGGCCAAGGTGGTGTGTCTCTTCAGGCGGAGAGACATCTCGGGGAACCTCAACACACTGGCCGACAGCAACGCAA GAGACTTTGAGGAGGAGTCCAAACAGCCCTCCGTCTCGGAACAACAGAAGCACCAGCTCAAGCACAGGGAACTCTTCCTCTCCCGACAGTTTGAATCCCTGCCTGCCACCCACATACG GGGCAAATGTAACGTCACCCTCCTGAATGAAACAGACGTCCTGGCCGGCTACCTGGAGAAAGAG gACTGTTTCTTCTACTCCTTGGTGTTCGACCCGGTCCAGAAGACCCTCCTCGCGGACCAGGGGGAGATCCGGGTGGGCTCCAAGTTCCAGGCCGAGATCCCCGACAAGCTAGCAGAaa ttgaactGGACACTCGTATCCAGGACAAGCTCGAGACCAAGGTGTGGGACCCGGACAACCAGCTGAAGGACCCCCAGATCGACCAGTTCCTGGTGGTGGCGAG agccGTGGGGACGTTTGCACGCGCCCTGGACTGCAGCAGCTCCATCCGCCAGCCCAGCCTCCATATGAGCGCTGCCGCAGCCTCCAGAGACATCACCTTG TTCCACGCCATGGACACGCTGCAGAAGAACGAGTACGACCTGGCCAGGTCCATGTCCACCCTGGTGCCCCAGGGGGGGCCCGTGCTCTGCCGGGACGAGATGGAGGAGTGGAGTGCCTCGGAGGCCATGCTGTTCGAGGAGGCGCTGGAGAAGTACGGCAAGGACTTCAACGACATCCGCCAGGACTTT CTGCCCTGGAAGTCTCTGGCCAGCGTGGTCCAGTTCTACTACATGTGGAAGACCACCGACCGCTACATCCAACAG aaACGGCTCAAGGCAGCGGAGGCAGACAGCAAGTTAAAGCAGGTGTACATCCCCACCTA CACGAAACCAAACCCCAACCAGATCATGGCCCCTGGTAGCAAGCCCGGCATGAACGGAGCTCCAGCCGGCTTCCAGAAAGGCCTGAGCTGCGAGAGCTGCCACA cggcccAGTCCCCTCAGTGGTACGCCTGGGGACCCCCCAACATGCAGTGCAGGCTGTGCGCCTCCTGCTGGATCTACTGGAAGAAATACGGAGGCCTGAAGACCCCCACACAGCTAGAGGGCGCCGCTAGAGCTGGCTCT GAGTCGGGAGGCCCGCGCGGTCACATGACTCGCCAGGAGGCCCAGGGCCTGTCGCCGTTCACGCGCAACGAGGGGCGCGCCAAGCTGCTGGCCAAGAACCGCCAGACCTTCATCCTGCAGACCACCAAGCTGACGCGCATAGCCCGCCGGGTCTGCATGGACATCCTGCAGCCGCGCAGGGCCGCCCGCCGCCCCTACGCCTCCATCAACGCCAACGCCGTCAAGGCCgagt GTATAATCCGGCTGCCTAAAGCCACCAAGAACCCCCAGAAGAACAGGGTGATCCCCCGGCAGTCCCTGGCCACCATAGTGAAGGATCTAG CCATCACGGCCCCCCTGAAGCTGAAGGCCCCCCGCGGCCTCCCGCCGCCCATCAACCGCAACCAGACCAGCCAGCCCCGTGGGGGCCCCGGCCTGCTGGGCAAGAGGCCCTTCGACAACGTCAGTATCTCGCAGATAACG GCcggaggtggtggcggcggcggcggtggcggcgtgcCGTTCCCCACCAACGGGAGGCCCTTCACGTCCGGCCTGAGGACCACCTCCCAGTCGGTCATCAAGCGGCAGAAGGTGAACCAGGGCGACGCGCCCAACCCCGTGGTGTTCGTGGCCACCAAGGACACCAG GGCCCTGAGGAAACACCTGACCCAGTCGGAGATGCGGCGGGCGGCCCGGAAGCCCCACCTGCCGGTCCGCATCAAgctgcccccccctccgccgccgccccgcGCCCCGCCcatgcccctcctcccctccagcaCCAGCGAGCCCATCATCCTGGAGGACTGA